The Hymenobacter sp. DG01 genome has a segment encoding these proteins:
- a CDS encoding transcriptional regulator, which yields MKHVIHTLNKAFDNRVRLGVMAVLMANDTVSFNELKEALDLTDGNLASHVAALEKAGYVLVTKQFVGKKPNTTYAASAEGKSAFQDHLAALEKLLRGEA from the coding sequence TTGAAACACGTCATCCACACGCTCAATAAAGCCTTCGACAACCGGGTCCGGTTGGGCGTTATGGCCGTGCTGATGGCCAACGACACGGTCAGTTTCAATGAGTTGAAGGAAGCCCTGGACCTCACCGACGGCAACCTGGCCAGCCACGTAGCTGCCCTCGAAAAAGCCGGGTATGTGCTGGTAACCAAGCAATTTGTGGGCAAGAAGCCCAATACCACCTACGCGGCCTCCGCTGAAGGAAAATCGGCATTTCAGGACCATTTGGCGGCGCTGGAAAAGCTGCTGCGCGGAGAGGCGTAA
- the rho gene encoding transcription termination factor Rho, with protein MYTIDELKDRLLSELKEIAEKLNVGNFKKLSKQDLIYKILDQQAITPPDKLPQKVKSAASASSAAEAPAPAEAPAAEAPAAKAAPARAARAPRTAAPRREPAARGKAAAAPAEAAPDAPVTEAAVAAPEPAPVAPAAPEVVPVPEVAPVAAAEVDAGPDRPVKLYQRPERRTRTDRAGRPIVAPAASEAPASPEAATAVAEAPAAEILEPAVAPQDAPAGREARPAEAPAPAREGRADQPRIFREGREYRNDAPREARNDAPRADFRSDGAARPESNGRAEQTRERELRNDAPRADFRSDGAARDGRSLDQPRNLREGGRPDAREQREQRREERYAARELQRQQRQEQRQAAGVAEQPRPEQRPARQEMDIVIPGEGTLEMMPDGGYGFLRSPFYNYLASPDDIYVSPQQVKQFGLKAGDTVKCTIRPPRDGEKYFALVGVEGINGRSVEEARDRIPFNNLTPLFAEERLKLTTKSAQYSTRILDLFAPIGKGQRGLIVAQPKTGKTVLLQEIANAISENHPEVYLMILLIDERPEEVTDMARSVKAEVLSSTFDETADRHVKIATIAMEKAKRLVECGHDVVILLDSITRLARAYNTVQPASGKILSGGVDANALHKPKRFFGAARNVEDGGSLTIIATALIETGSKMDEVIFEEFKGTGNMELQLDRKLANKRIFPAIDVPASGTRREDLLMSKDELNRIWVLRKFMSDMTASEAMEFLKDRMKGTRDNEEFLMAMNG; from the coding sequence ATGTACACTATTGACGAGTTGAAGGACCGATTGCTGTCCGAACTAAAGGAAATTGCTGAAAAACTGAATGTTGGCAATTTCAAAAAACTCAGCAAGCAGGATCTGATTTACAAGATTCTCGATCAGCAGGCTATTACTCCTCCGGATAAACTTCCTCAAAAAGTGAAATCAGCGGCGTCTGCAAGCTCTGCCGCGGAAGCGCCCGCACCGGCGGAGGCCCCGGCTGCGGAAGCGCCTGCCGCTAAAGCTGCGCCTGCCCGCGCCGCCCGTGCCCCGCGTACGGCCGCCCCGCGCCGTGAGCCTGCCGCCCGCGGCAAGGCTGCCGCCGCTCCCGCGGAAGCTGCCCCCGATGCACCCGTTACCGAGGCTGCCGTGGCCGCCCCGGAGCCCGCCCCTGTTGCTCCCGCTGCCCCAGAGGTAGTGCCCGTCCCGGAAGTGGCTCCGGTAGCCGCGGCAGAAGTGGATGCTGGTCCCGACCGGCCCGTGAAGCTTTACCAGCGCCCCGAGCGGCGCACCCGCACCGACCGCGCTGGTCGGCCCATTGTGGCCCCGGCTGCCAGTGAGGCCCCAGCCAGCCCCGAAGCTGCTACGGCGGTAGCGGAGGCGCCTGCCGCTGAAATCCTGGAACCAGCGGTTGCCCCGCAGGATGCTCCGGCTGGTCGTGAAGCGCGCCCTGCCGAGGCTCCGGCTCCCGCCCGCGAGGGCCGGGCCGATCAGCCCCGCATTTTCCGGGAGGGCCGTGAGTACCGCAACGATGCCCCGCGTGAAGCCCGTAACGATGCTCCTCGCGCCGATTTCCGCTCCGATGGGGCCGCCCGGCCCGAAAGCAACGGCCGCGCTGAGCAGACCCGGGAACGGGAGCTGCGCAACGATGCGCCCCGCGCTGACTTCCGCTCTGATGGAGCCGCCCGCGACGGTCGTTCCCTGGATCAGCCCCGTAACCTGCGCGAGGGTGGCCGCCCCGATGCCCGTGAGCAGCGCGAGCAGCGCCGCGAGGAACGCTACGCCGCCCGGGAACTCCAGCGCCAGCAGCGCCAGGAGCAACGCCAGGCCGCCGGTGTAGCCGAGCAGCCCCGCCCTGAACAGCGCCCCGCCCGCCAGGAAATGGACATCGTAATTCCGGGCGAAGGCACGCTGGAAATGATGCCCGATGGCGGCTATGGATTCCTGCGCAGCCCCTTCTATAACTACCTGGCTTCGCCCGACGATATTTATGTGTCGCCGCAGCAGGTCAAGCAGTTCGGCCTGAAAGCCGGCGACACCGTGAAGTGCACCATCCGCCCGCCCCGCGACGGAGAGAAGTATTTCGCCTTGGTGGGAGTGGAAGGCATCAACGGGCGCTCCGTGGAGGAAGCCCGCGACCGTATTCCGTTCAATAACCTGACCCCGCTGTTTGCTGAAGAGCGCCTGAAGCTGACTACCAAGTCGGCCCAGTACAGCACCCGGATTCTGGACTTGTTCGCGCCCATTGGCAAAGGCCAGCGCGGCCTGATTGTAGCCCAGCCCAAAACCGGTAAAACGGTGCTGCTCCAGGAAATTGCCAACGCCATTTCGGAAAACCACCCTGAGGTGTACCTGATGATTCTGCTCATCGATGAACGCCCGGAGGAAGTAACGGACATGGCCCGCTCGGTAAAAGCCGAGGTGCTGAGCTCCACCTTCGATGAAACGGCTGACCGCCACGTAAAAATTGCCACCATTGCCATGGAAAAGGCCAAGCGCCTCGTGGAGTGCGGCCACGACGTGGTGATTCTGCTTGACTCCATTACCCGTTTGGCCCGTGCTTACAACACGGTGCAGCCAGCTTCGGGCAAAATCCTCTCGGGTGGTGTAGATGCCAACGCCTTGCACAAGCCCAAGCGTTTCTTCGGGGCAGCCCGTAACGTGGAAGATGGCGGCTCCCTGACCATCATTGCTACGGCCCTCATTGAAACCGGCTCGAAGATGGACGAGGTGATTTTTGAGGAATTCAAAGGCACCGGCAACATGGAGCTGCAACTGGACCGCAAGCTGGCCAACAAGCGTATTTTCCCGGCCATCGACGTGCCCGCCTCTGGTACCCGCCGCGAAGACCTGCTCATGAGCAAGGACGAGCTGAACCGCATCTGGGTGCTACGCAAGTTTATGTCGGACATGACGGCCTCCGAAGCAATGGAGTTCCTGAAGGACCGCATGAAAGGCACCCGCGACAACGAGGAGTTCCTGATGGCTATGAACGGGTAA
- a CDS encoding DsbA family protein yields the protein MEQQHDLPELLYISDPLCAWCYGTSPVVQQVQQAFAGRLEVSVLCGGMITGEQVGPIGEDWPYLAGALAQVEKVTGVQFGAAFRAQGEQGSYLQNSEPPSRAIHAFRQLRQEHTAEFAHAVQQAYFRDGADLNNLATYKPLAAAYGLDPTEFRQQLTRPDTIRGTQLEFAAVGKIGVQGFPTLILRIGSQGYVLARGFAPFETLSADITEALRQAGEQ from the coding sequence ATGGAACAGCAGCATGATCTTCCCGAGCTTCTTTATATCTCGGACCCCCTCTGCGCGTGGTGCTACGGCACGAGCCCGGTAGTGCAGCAGGTGCAACAAGCCTTTGCCGGCCGCCTGGAGGTGTCGGTGCTCTGTGGGGGTATGATAACCGGGGAGCAGGTAGGGCCCATTGGCGAGGACTGGCCTTACCTGGCCGGGGCCCTGGCGCAGGTAGAAAAAGTTACGGGCGTGCAGTTTGGCGCGGCATTTCGGGCCCAAGGCGAGCAGGGCAGCTACCTTCAGAATTCCGAGCCGCCGAGCCGGGCCATTCATGCCTTCCGACAGTTGCGCCAGGAGCACACCGCCGAATTTGCCCACGCAGTACAGCAGGCATATTTCCGGGATGGAGCCGATTTAAATAATCTGGCCACCTACAAGCCCTTGGCTGCCGCTTACGGCCTTGACCCTACCGAGTTCCGCCAGCAGCTCACGCGCCCCGATACCATCCGGGGGACGCAGCTGGAGTTTGCTGCCGTCGGAAAAATTGGAGTGCAGGGCTTTCCTACCCTAATCCTGCGGATCGGGAGCCAGGGGTACGTGCTGGCCCGTGGCTTTGCCCCGTTTGAAACACTCAGCGCCGATATTACGGAGGCCCTTCGTCAGGCAGGGGAGCAGTAA
- a CDS encoding UbiA family prenyltransferase, which yields MPLAAYRRALPLLRIPFSVYLMPVFWFGLSALRLPFSGWRAAVVFGVLHLLAYPASNGYNSYYDRDEGSIGGLRQPPKVSRELLHMVWLFDALAVVGAGLLSLAFGTLVAVYLLVSKAYSYEGIRLKKYPLLSTAVVVVFQGAYTFLMTQVGVGAGHAELLAPDNLLLALVSSLFLCGSYPLTQVYQHAEDGRRGDRTLSLRLGIRGTFVFAGAALATGAAVLVAAYWWRQEPTHALIFLLATGPVVVLFLQWARAVWQNESAADFDRTMRMNQVSSLCLSAAFLLMLLWQQ from the coding sequence ATGCCTCTTGCTGCCTACCGCCGCGCGCTGCCGCTGCTGCGCATCCCGTTTTCGGTGTACCTGATGCCCGTGTTCTGGTTTGGCCTGAGCGCTCTGCGTCTGCCTTTCAGTGGGTGGCGGGCCGCGGTGGTGTTCGGGGTGCTGCATTTGCTGGCTTACCCCGCCTCCAACGGCTACAACAGCTACTACGACCGGGACGAAGGCAGCATTGGCGGGCTGCGCCAGCCGCCCAAAGTGTCGCGGGAGCTGCTGCACATGGTCTGGCTTTTCGATGCGCTGGCAGTAGTAGGGGCCGGGCTGCTGAGCCTGGCCTTTGGGACCCTGGTAGCCGTGTATCTGCTGGTTTCCAAGGCCTACAGCTACGAGGGCATCCGACTCAAGAAATACCCGTTGCTGAGCACGGCCGTGGTAGTCGTGTTTCAGGGCGCTTACACCTTTCTGATGACGCAGGTGGGGGTAGGCGCCGGCCACGCTGAGCTGCTGGCCCCCGACAACCTGCTGCTGGCCTTGGTCAGCAGCCTGTTTCTGTGCGGCTCCTACCCCCTGACCCAGGTGTATCAGCACGCCGAAGACGGCCGCCGCGGCGACCGGACCCTGAGTTTGCGCCTGGGCATCCGGGGAACGTTTGTATTTGCGGGGGCGGCGCTGGCAACGGGTGCGGCTGTGCTGGTGGCCGCGTACTGGTGGCGCCAGGAGCCTACCCACGCTCTTATCTTTCTACTTGCCACCGGCCCGGTAGTGGTCTTGTTTTTGCAATGGGCCCGGGCAGTGTGGCAAAATGAATCGGCCGCCGATTTCGACCGCACCATGCGCATGAACCAGGTTTCCTCCTTGTGTTTGAGCGCCGCCTTTCTGCTGATGCTGCTTTGGCAGCAGTAG
- a CDS encoding transglycosylase domain-containing protein, which translates to MSAPDSSAKKSSTRPARNWPNILSRTLWGIFVLGAGIFLLYPILVSMNFMFLFGKSPSLEELENPRVEQPSQVFTADGVLIGRYFRENRSPVPLSKMSPWLIKALVATEDVRYQEHSGIDPKAIARAVAGVATGGNGGGGSTITQQLAKNLYKTRRKENIGLLGHLPLVGTIISKTKEWLTAVELERRYTKDEILALYFNTVEYGSQAYGIKVAAKTFYSTSPDSLTIEQAAMLVGMLNNPTAYNPKFHPVAARKRRDLVLTRMGQAGLLTETQVKAEQATPIVLQYQVEKHVDGPETYFRGAVSQFVNAWCKKNSYDMYRDGLRIYTTIDSRMQSHAEEAVQKKMKTLQRTFDNFWRNRGKNPWVDEEGNEIPDFIETQMKRTEQYKELAEQYKGRPDLLDSALHRKRPMKVFTWKGDGDTTLVMSPLDSLAYYKRFLRAGMMTMDPFTGQIKAWVGGLNYRFFQYDHVKQGKRQAGSTFKPFVYLTALDNGYSPCDRIRDERVTINYVENGQPMEWKPDNVTREYTGMNMTLRYAMARSVNSVTAQLTEKVGWDNVAKYANKVGIRSKLLPVPSIGLGSGGDVSVYEMVNAYSTFVNQGFRPEPMIVTRIEDQNGNVLVQFDPQQKRVIPAETAWLMTYMLRGGMEEPGGTSQALWDYELWKKNNQIGGKTGTTSNYSDGWYMGVTKDLVTGVWVGGEDRSIHFLNSQQGEGGRTALPIFGTYMEKLYQDPELDIQMGPFPQPTVKITKKYVCVTAEPRRRREAETVDTIVVDNLLENLNNGSVPLPDSLGGR; encoded by the coding sequence ATGTCCGCTCCTGATTCTTCAGCCAAGAAGTCCTCCACTCGTCCCGCCCGGAACTGGCCCAACATTCTTTCCCGCACGCTGTGGGGAATTTTTGTGCTCGGGGCCGGTATTTTTCTGCTTTACCCCATTCTGGTGAGCATGAACTTTATGTTCCTGTTCGGGAAGTCGCCGAGCCTGGAGGAACTGGAAAACCCACGGGTAGAGCAGCCCTCGCAGGTGTTCACCGCCGATGGGGTGCTGATTGGGCGCTACTTCCGCGAGAACCGCTCCCCGGTGCCGCTGAGCAAGATGTCGCCCTGGCTGATTAAGGCCCTGGTTGCCACCGAAGACGTGCGCTACCAAGAGCACTCCGGCATCGACCCTAAGGCCATTGCCCGGGCTGTGGCGGGGGTAGCTACCGGCGGCAACGGCGGCGGGGGCTCCACCATCACTCAGCAGCTGGCCAAAAACCTCTACAAAACCCGCCGCAAAGAAAATATTGGTCTGCTGGGCCACCTGCCGCTGGTAGGAACTATCATCAGCAAAACCAAAGAGTGGCTGACGGCCGTGGAGCTGGAGCGCCGCTACACCAAGGATGAAATTCTGGCCCTGTACTTTAATACCGTAGAGTATGGCTCGCAGGCCTACGGCATCAAGGTAGCCGCCAAAACCTTCTATAGCACCTCCCCCGATAGCCTGACCATTGAGCAGGCCGCTATGCTGGTGGGCATGCTCAACAACCCCACGGCCTACAACCCCAAGTTTCACCCCGTGGCGGCCCGCAAGCGCCGCGACCTGGTACTGACCCGTATGGGCCAGGCCGGGTTGCTGACGGAAACCCAGGTAAAAGCTGAGCAGGCTACCCCCATCGTGCTTCAATACCAGGTTGAAAAGCACGTCGATGGGCCGGAAACGTACTTCCGCGGAGCTGTAAGCCAGTTCGTGAATGCATGGTGCAAAAAGAACAGCTACGACATGTACCGCGACGGGCTGCGCATCTACACCACCATCGACTCGCGCATGCAGAGCCACGCCGAAGAAGCCGTGCAGAAGAAGATGAAGACGCTGCAGCGCACCTTCGACAACTTCTGGCGCAACCGTGGTAAAAACCCGTGGGTAGATGAGGAAGGCAATGAAATTCCCGACTTCATTGAAACCCAGATGAAGCGCACCGAGCAGTACAAGGAGTTGGCCGAGCAGTACAAGGGCCGGCCCGATCTGCTCGACTCCGCCCTGCACCGCAAGCGCCCCATGAAGGTGTTTACCTGGAAGGGCGACGGGGACACCACTCTGGTGATGTCGCCGCTCGATTCGCTGGCCTACTATAAGCGTTTCCTGCGGGCGGGCATGATGACCATGGACCCTTTCACGGGCCAGATTAAGGCCTGGGTGGGTGGCCTTAACTACCGCTTCTTCCAATACGACCACGTTAAGCAGGGCAAGCGCCAGGCCGGCTCTACCTTCAAGCCCTTCGTGTACCTCACGGCTCTCGATAACGGCTACTCGCCCTGCGACCGTATCCGGGATGAGCGCGTGACCATTAACTACGTGGAAAACGGGCAGCCTATGGAGTGGAAGCCCGACAACGTGACCCGCGAGTACACCGGCATGAACATGACGCTGCGCTACGCCATGGCCCGCTCGGTGAACTCCGTAACGGCTCAGCTAACCGAGAAAGTAGGCTGGGATAACGTAGCCAAGTACGCCAATAAAGTAGGCATCCGGAGCAAGCTGCTGCCGGTGCCCAGCATTGGTCTGGGCTCGGGCGGTGACGTTAGCGTGTACGAGATGGTGAATGCCTACAGCACCTTCGTGAACCAGGGCTTCCGGCCCGAACCCATGATTGTAACCCGCATTGAGGACCAGAACGGCAACGTGCTGGTTCAGTTCGACCCCCAGCAAAAGCGCGTAATTCCGGCCGAAACAGCTTGGCTAATGACCTACATGCTGCGCGGCGGCATGGAGGAGCCCGGTGGGACTTCCCAGGCCCTCTGGGACTACGAGCTCTGGAAGAAAAACAACCAGATCGGGGGCAAAACCGGCACTACCTCCAACTACTCCGACGGCTGGTACATGGGCGTCACCAAGGATCTGGTAACCGGCGTATGGGTAGGGGGTGAGGACCGAAGCATCCACTTCCTCAACTCCCAGCAGGGCGAAGGCGGCCGCACGGCCCTGCCCATTTTCGGTACCTACATGGAGAAGCTGTATCAGGACCCCGAGCTGGACATCCAAATGGGCCCCTTCCCCCAGCCTACCGTCAAAATCACGAAGAAGTACGTCTGTGTAACCGCTGAGCCGCGCCGCCGCCGTGAGGCCGAAACCGTGGATACCATTGTGGTAGATAACCTGCTGGAAAACCTCAATAACGGCAGTGTGCCCCTGCCCGATAGTCTGGGCGGTAGATAA
- a CDS encoding T9SS type A sorting domain-containing protein → MLLLSVPMDMLGWISRFKDKVWYCAACGVIALASVPNEAWAQYTYAQSFDAGPNQLSYTVVNTNGGSGQPYSGLASALVGGLTATPGTTVGVGGSAAFGIINLNVVSGTAQTTQLDIPLLFQQSGGSVISFQLAAHGLGPGLGLTAQGSVVLSLSTDGGSSYQPAVTITGARGAAWDYAATGIAATTLGTPISRIVTTSSEAVSTIRVTIAQENLTNIRARIILNANALSALFIDNITVTSSRPLPVHLIRFSAERRSQQILLTWATAMEQDNAYFEVQRSPDGKTFGAIGQVRGSATTAKGAIYSFTDLSPLGTPAYYRLRQVDHDGSATYSLVVPVAGPPEAEVALFPNPSTGTIILPYARGPVKYRLYAATGKTLMAGEASSGATLSVQRVPAGIYFMELVIGGRRSVQRLVRK, encoded by the coding sequence TTGCTTTTACTTTCTGTGCCGATGGATATGCTGGGGTGGATTTCTCGATTCAAGGACAAAGTGTGGTACTGTGCGGCGTGTGGGGTTATTGCTCTTGCCAGTGTACCCAACGAGGCGTGGGCCCAATACACGTATGCGCAATCCTTTGATGCTGGCCCCAATCAGCTTTCCTACACGGTTGTGAATACCAACGGGGGTAGCGGGCAGCCCTACAGCGGCCTTGCATCAGCCTTGGTTGGCGGGCTTACGGCTACCCCGGGCACTACAGTTGGGGTAGGGGGTTCGGCAGCTTTCGGGATTATCAACCTGAATGTGGTGAGCGGCACCGCTCAGACTACCCAGCTCGATATTCCCCTGCTCTTTCAGCAGTCTGGCGGAAGCGTCATCAGCTTTCAATTGGCGGCGCACGGGTTAGGGCCGGGGCTGGGACTTACGGCCCAAGGCTCGGTAGTACTAAGCCTCAGCACCGACGGTGGGAGCAGTTACCAGCCTGCGGTTACCATAACCGGCGCCCGAGGAGCCGCCTGGGACTATGCGGCTACCGGCATTGCGGCCACTACGCTGGGTACGCCTATCAGCCGTATTGTTACCACGAGTTCGGAAGCCGTCAGCACTATCAGGGTCACTATTGCGCAGGAAAACCTGACTAACATCCGGGCACGGATTATATTGAATGCCAATGCCCTCTCGGCCCTGTTTATAGACAACATAACCGTAACCAGCTCACGCCCTCTGCCCGTGCATCTCATCCGCTTCTCGGCGGAGCGCCGCAGCCAACAGATCCTGCTGACCTGGGCCACCGCCATGGAGCAGGACAACGCTTACTTTGAGGTGCAGCGCAGCCCCGATGGCAAAACGTTTGGGGCTATCGGGCAGGTGAGGGGTAGCGCCACTACGGCCAAGGGTGCCATTTATTCCTTTACCGACCTTTCCCCGCTGGGGACTCCGGCTTACTACCGGCTTCGGCAAGTGGACCACGATGGTTCCGCAACGTACTCATTGGTAGTGCCTGTGGCTGGGCCGCCGGAAGCCGAGGTGGCGCTTTTCCCCAATCCCAGCACCGGCACCATTATTCTGCCCTATGCCCGCGGCCCAGTGAAGTATCGGCTGTACGCCGCTACCGGCAAAACACTCATGGCGGGCGAGGCAAGCAGTGGCGCTACCCTTTCGGTGCAGCGGGTGCCCGCCGGCATTTATTTCATGGAGCTTGTCATAGGGGGCAGGCGCAGCGTGCAACGCCTGGTCCGGAAGTGA
- a CDS encoding class I SAM-dependent methyltransferase, with the protein MKLRLQLFEFEDLPWFPSVIRAGMMDYLRFMISALGTYQPIVPLLQGALRETRQAHLLELGAGAGGGTAGVLRRLQATGLAEARVTLTDLYPQPAAWQLLQAHTPGLGFEAAAVDATAVPASLTGFRAIFSAFHHFPPAAAEAILADAVRQRAGIGVFEGAGKHWAELLLACTVLPVAQLLITPFIRPFRFSRLFFTYILPLIPLFTIWDGCVSILRLYPPEQLLALARRADPEGTFRWQAGVVRHWWGPEVTYLLGVPHETER; encoded by the coding sequence ATGAAGCTGCGCCTCCAGTTGTTTGAGTTCGAAGATTTGCCCTGGTTTCCGTCGGTCATTCGGGCGGGCATGATGGATTACCTGCGGTTTATGATTTCGGCCCTGGGCACTTACCAGCCCATTGTGCCGCTGCTGCAGGGCGCCCTGCGCGAAACCCGGCAGGCTCATCTGCTGGAACTGGGCGCCGGTGCCGGGGGTGGCACGGCCGGAGTGCTGCGCCGCCTACAGGCCACCGGCTTGGCCGAAGCCCGCGTTACACTCACCGACCTCTACCCCCAGCCGGCCGCCTGGCAATTGCTGCAGGCCCACACGCCCGGCCTGGGCTTCGAGGCCGCCGCCGTGGATGCCACCGCCGTGCCGGCTTCCCTCACGGGATTCCGCGCCATTTTTTCGGCGTTCCATCATTTTCCGCCCGCCGCCGCCGAGGCTATTCTGGCCGACGCGGTACGGCAGCGGGCCGGTATCGGGGTGTTTGAGGGGGCCGGCAAGCACTGGGCCGAGCTGCTGCTGGCCTGCACCGTGCTGCCCGTGGCACAGCTCCTGATTACGCCCTTTATCCGGCCCTTCCGATTTAGCCGGCTTTTTTTCACTTACATTCTCCCCCTGATTCCGCTGTTTACCATCTGGGACGGCTGCGTTTCTATTCTGCGGCTCTACCCCCCCGAGCAGCTGCTGGCCCTGGCCCGCCGCGCCGATCCGGAGGGCACGTTCCGGTGGCAGGCGGGGGTAGTACGGCACTGGTGGGGGCCGGAGGTTACGTATCTGCTGGGAGTGCCCCACGAAACTGAGAGGTAA
- a CDS encoding DUF4173 domain-containing protein, with translation MDALTSSLPRAATAAPSPRTTPVPLSALQKLLIPLGAILFDVLFWNQEVGLNLSLYTVFVVGATLAGLPRYAPVRRSGYFWLMVGGTVLSAGCVLLLGSGAAKLACVASLAMLLGYVNQPHLRLVVFALLTALTSALRVLPGLLPYLRLPQSKAGSWRRTRFYGRVLLAPVVILVGFHILFSLANPRYSQLAAAVFQRLGEWLAALLPAISVAHLLFFVLGLALTAAALVVVPFHFFQDQESRLGEFVRRQRDRVASLSVRNPNFRARRFGSLDLRKEFLAALAVFGLVNALLLVVNIIDINWIWLGFTPTPGFDLTQFVHEGTYVLILSILVAMGIVLWFFRRNLNFYAPGLRALRWGATVWVVQNAVLVVSVALRNYYYITYTGLAYKRIGVYGFLLLTLFGLGTVLLKIWQRRSAYSLVRLNALAAYGVLLLLALGNWEIWMVRYNLSPRFKEVDLGFLLAMPERVLPEMTARQSVLQGMTRIVVSPPGSYTELRATPSEAQEAIQSRVAAWRRNYPEYHSWQSWTYAEATAYEQLRD, from the coding sequence ATGGATGCACTTACTTCCTCTCTGCCCCGGGCGGCCACTGCGGCACCCTCGCCCCGCACCACGCCCGTGCCGTTATCGGCCCTGCAGAAGCTCCTGATTCCGCTGGGAGCCATCTTGTTCGACGTGCTGTTCTGGAATCAGGAAGTCGGGCTTAACCTCAGCCTGTACACCGTGTTTGTGGTGGGCGCCACGCTGGCCGGCCTGCCGCGCTACGCCCCCGTGCGTCGCTCGGGTTACTTCTGGCTGATGGTAGGGGGCACGGTACTGAGTGCAGGCTGTGTGTTGCTACTAGGGTCGGGCGCGGCTAAGCTGGCCTGCGTGGCTTCCCTGGCGATGCTGCTGGGCTACGTCAATCAGCCCCACCTGCGGCTGGTGGTGTTTGCCTTGCTCACAGCCCTGACCAGCGCCCTGCGGGTGCTGCCGGGGCTGCTGCCCTACCTGCGGCTGCCGCAGAGCAAGGCGGGCTCCTGGCGCCGGACGCGCTTCTACGGGCGGGTGCTGCTGGCGCCGGTGGTTATCCTGGTGGGGTTTCATATCCTGTTCAGCCTGGCTAACCCGCGGTACAGCCAGTTGGCGGCGGCCGTATTTCAGCGGCTGGGCGAGTGGCTGGCCGCGCTGCTGCCGGCTATATCGGTGGCCCACCTGCTGTTCTTCGTGCTGGGCCTGGCGCTGACGGCCGCGGCGCTGGTGGTGGTGCCGTTTCACTTCTTTCAGGATCAGGAGTCGCGCCTGGGCGAGTTTGTGCGGCGGCAGCGCGACCGGGTGGCCTCTCTGAGCGTGCGTAACCCCAACTTCCGGGCCCGGCGCTTCGGCTCCCTCGACCTGCGTAAAGAGTTCCTGGCGGCCCTGGCCGTGTTCGGGCTGGTGAATGCCTTGCTGCTGGTGGTGAACATCATCGACATTAACTGGATCTGGCTGGGCTTCACGCCTACGCCCGGCTTCGACCTGACCCAATTTGTGCACGAGGGTACCTACGTGCTGATTCTGAGCATACTAGTGGCCATGGGCATTGTGCTGTGGTTTTTCCGCCGCAACCTCAACTTCTACGCGCCCGGCCTGCGGGCGTTACGCTGGGGGGCTACGGTGTGGGTAGTGCAAAACGCGGTGCTGGTGGTTTCGGTGGCTCTGCGCAATTATTACTACATCACCTACACAGGCTTGGCTTACAAGCGGATAGGCGTGTATGGCTTTCTGCTCCTGACCTTATTTGGGCTGGGCACCGTGCTGCTGAAAATCTGGCAGCGCCGCTCGGCCTACTCCCTGGTGCGCCTCAACGCGCTGGCTGCGTACGGCGTGTTATTGCTCCTGGCGCTGGGCAACTGGGAAATCTGGATGGTGCGCTACAATCTGAGCCCACGCTTCAAGGAAGTTGACCTGGGCTTTCTGCTGGCCATGCCCGAGCGGGTGCTGCCCGAGATGACCGCCCGCCAGAGCGTGCTACAGGGCATGACGCGCATCGTTGTCAGCCCGCCCGGTAGCTACACCGAACTGCGTGCTACCCCCTCCGAGGCCCAGGAAGCCATCCAGAGCCGCGTGGCCGCATGGCGCCGCAACTACCCCGAGTACCACAGCTGGCAGAGCTGGACCTACGCCGAAGCTACCGCTTACGAGCAGCTACGAGACTAA